One Hypnocyclicus thermotrophus DNA segment encodes these proteins:
- a CDS encoding NAD+ synthase, whose protein sequence is MKNKLDLNLELTQKILVDFVREEVHKSGFKKAVLGLSGGIDSALVAFIAKEALGPENVLGVMMPYKSSSQNSIDHAKLVVEKSKIKSELIEITDMVDAYFNKFSDMNNMRKGNKMARERMTILYDMSARENALVLGTSNKTELLLGYGTQHGDMASALNPIGDLYKTQVWALSEYMGVPKEVIEKKPSADLWEGQSDENELGFTYYEADKLLYAMIDERKTYEELLNEGYERPFIEKLYRKIKFSQYKRKLPVIAKVSARTIDRDFRYPRDWEI, encoded by the coding sequence ATGAAAAATAAACTTGATTTAAATTTAGAACTTACACAAAAAATATTAGTAGACTTTGTAAGAGAAGAAGTACATAAATCAGGATTTAAAAAAGCAGTATTAGGACTATCAGGAGGAATAGATTCTGCATTAGTAGCTTTTATTGCAAAAGAAGCATTAGGGCCTGAAAATGTACTAGGAGTAATGATGCCTTATAAATCATCTAGTCAAAATAGTATAGACCACGCAAAATTGGTAGTAGAAAAATCAAAAATAAAAAGTGAATTAATAGAGATAACAGATATGGTAGATGCATATTTCAATAAATTTTCTGATATGAATAATATGAGAAAAGGAAATAAAATGGCAAGAGAAAGAATGACTATTCTTTATGATATGTCAGCAAGAGAAAATGCTCTTGTTTTAGGAACATCAAATAAAACGGAGTTATTATTAGGATATGGAACTCAACATGGAGATATGGCGTCAGCATTAAATCCAATAGGTGATTTATATAAAACTCAAGTTTGGGCATTATCAGAATATATGGGAGTTCCAAAAGAAGTAATAGAGAAAAAACCAAGTGCTGATCTTTGGGAAGGGCAAAGTGATGAAAATGAACTTGGATTTACATATTATGAAGCCGATAAATTACTTTATGCAATGATAGATGAAAGAAAAACATATGAAGAGTTATTAAATGAAGGATATGAGAGACCGTTTATAGAAAAATTGTATAGAAAAATTAAATTTTCTCAATACAAAAGAAAATTACCAGTAATAGCAAAAGTATCAGCTAGAACTATAGATAGAGACTTTAGATATCCTAGAGATTGGGAAATATAG
- the ylqF gene encoding ribosome biogenesis GTPase YlqF, giving the protein MSMTKINWYPGHMKKTKDMINENMKIIDIVLEIVDARIPLSSKNPDIPKFAKNKKRLLLLNKSDLVEKEEINRWKKYFKENNMANEVLEISAETGYNIKKVFSLINELSKEKVEKMKKKGLRNVNVRIIVAGIPNVGKSKLINRIVGKNSAGVGNKPGFTKGKQWIRIKQGVELLDTPGILWPRFENEFVGYSLAIAGAIKDEILPIEEVAQEFIKRIKQLNKEGIFIEKYRLEKSDINELPEIILQKVAKNLGMLQKGEKLDTLQAAYKILRDYRACNLGKFVIDIENNN; this is encoded by the coding sequence GTGTCAATGACAAAAATAAATTGGTATCCAGGGCATATGAAAAAAACAAAAGATATGATAAATGAAAATATGAAGATAATAGATATTGTATTAGAAATAGTAGATGCGAGAATACCATTAAGCAGTAAAAATCCAGATATACCAAAATTTGCAAAAAATAAAAAAAGATTACTTTTATTAAATAAATCAGATTTAGTAGAAAAAGAAGAGATAAATAGATGGAAAAAATATTTTAAAGAAAATAATATGGCAAATGAAGTACTTGAGATTAGTGCAGAAACTGGATATAATATAAAAAAAGTTTTTTCATTAATAAATGAGTTATCAAAAGAAAAAGTAGAAAAAATGAAAAAAAAAGGTTTGAGAAATGTAAATGTAAGAATAATAGTAGCAGGTATACCAAATGTAGGTAAATCAAAATTAATTAATAGAATAGTTGGGAAAAATTCTGCTGGTGTAGGAAATAAACCTGGATTTACAAAAGGGAAGCAATGGATTAGAATAAAACAAGGGGTGGAACTACTTGATACTCCAGGGATATTATGGCCTAGATTTGAAAATGAATTTGTAGGATATAGTCTTGCTATTGCAGGGGCTATAAAAGATGAAATACTTCCTATAGAAGAAGTTGCTCAAGAATTTATAAAAAGAATTAAACAATTAAATAAAGAAGGAATATTTATAGAAAAATATAGATTAGAAAAAAGTGATATTAATGAATTACCTGAAATCATATTACAAAAAGTAGCAAAAAATTTAGGAATGTTGCAAAAAGGTGAAAAACTTGATACACTTCAAGCAGCATATAAAATACTTAGAGATTATAGAGCTTGTAATTTAGGAAAATTTGTAATAGATATAGAAAATAATAATTAG
- the rsmI gene encoding 16S rRNA (cytidine(1402)-2'-O)-methyltransferase — protein sequence MLYIVATPIGNLEDMTFRAIKILKKVDYIFAEDTRVTKKLLNHFEIENIIYRYDEHSKHHQIANIMNLLIDEKDIALVTDAGTPCISDPGYEVVEKALEKGIKVVPIPGASSLTAASSVCGMNMRRIAYEGFLPKKKGRQTLLNKLKEEERNIVIFESPHRIVKTLKEIKEYLGDRQVTIAREITKIYEEIVKGSIEEVLNVFESKTVKGEIVLIVEGLENYKERKKREED from the coding sequence ATGCTTTATATAGTAGCGACACCAATTGGTAATTTAGAAGATATGACATTTCGTGCAATAAAAATTTTAAAAAAAGTAGATTATATTTTTGCAGAAGATACAAGAGTAACAAAAAAGTTGCTTAATCATTTTGAAATAGAAAATATAATATATAGATATGATGAACACAGTAAACATCATCAAATAGCTAACATTATGAATTTATTAATTGATGAAAAAGATATAGCACTTGTAACAGATGCAGGGACTCCATGTATATCTGATCCAGGATATGAAGTTGTAGAAAAAGCATTAGAAAAAGGAATAAAAGTAGTACCCATTCCTGGAGCAAGTTCGTTGACAGCAGCAAGTTCAGTATGTGGTATGAATATGAGAAGAATAGCATATGAAGGGTTTTTACCAAAGAAAAAAGGAAGACAGACATTACTGAATAAATTAAAAGAAGAAGAAAGAAATATAGTGATATTTGAATCGCCACATAGAATTGTAAAAACTTTAAAAGAAATAAAAGAGTATTTAGGAGATAGACAAGTTACTATTGCTAGAGAAATAACAAAAATTTATGAAGAAATAGTAAAAGGTAGTATAGAAGAAGTGTTAAATGTATTTGAAAGTAAGACAGTAAAAGGTGAAATAGTACTAATAGTAGAAGGACTTGAGAATTATAAAGAGAGAAAGAAAAGAGAGGAAGATTAA
- a CDS encoding S41 family peptidase, with the protein MLNKKGIIILLIILINSFTFSKTENKQDVEQRYVELVIESVMNLIDENFVLTYEKQDKVTKEKLLQGALKGMISVLDDPHTTYFEKKELESFEEDMEGEFVGVGMVINKKQDEALLVVSPIEDTPAFRAGIKPKDRILEINGESTIPLTSEECQKKLRGAKDTTVNIKIYRESIDKTIDITLKRDIIELKYVKSKMLDNKIGYVRLTQFSSNVSKDIEKSIINLKKQGMKGLIFDLRTNPGGQLAEAIKVASLFIKEGKIVSMKDAKGKEYVYKREGDYLGDFPLVILINEGSASASEIVSGAIKDYKRGLLVGEKSFGKGSVQNIFYLANGDGIKLTIAKYFTPNGESIHEKGIMPDVEVKEKDDFLFFEGTLTNVEESSLEETKHEIIDAIGKSEGEEKKKELEEKKDEQLIMAESILKGIILYNTK; encoded by the coding sequence ATGCTAAATAAAAAAGGAATAATAATTTTATTAATAATCTTAATTAATAGTTTTACTTTTAGTAAAACGGAAAATAAACAAGATGTAGAGCAAAGATATGTAGAGTTAGTAATAGAATCTGTAATGAATTTAATAGATGAAAATTTTGTTTTAACATATGAAAAACAAGATAAAGTAACAAAAGAGAAACTTTTACAAGGGGCTTTAAAAGGAATGATATCAGTATTAGATGATCCACACACTACATATTTTGAAAAAAAAGAATTAGAAAGTTTTGAAGAAGATATGGAAGGTGAATTTGTTGGTGTAGGAATGGTAATAAATAAAAAACAAGATGAAGCACTTTTAGTAGTATCACCAATAGAAGATACACCTGCATTTAGAGCTGGAATAAAGCCTAAAGATAGAATATTAGAAATAAACGGAGAAAGTACTATACCTCTTACAAGTGAAGAATGTCAAAAAAAATTAAGAGGAGCTAAAGATACAACAGTTAATATAAAAATTTATAGAGAAAGTATAGATAAAACAATAGATATTACTCTTAAAAGAGATATAATAGAATTAAAGTATGTAAAAAGTAAAATGTTGGATAATAAAATAGGATATGTTAGACTTACACAATTTAGTAGCAATGTATCTAAAGATATAGAAAAATCTATAATAAATTTAAAAAAGCAAGGAATGAAAGGGCTTATATTTGATCTTAGAACAAATCCTGGTGGACAATTAGCTGAAGCAATAAAAGTAGCATCTTTATTTATAAAAGAAGGTAAGATAGTAAGTATGAAAGATGCAAAAGGAAAAGAGTATGTATATAAAAGAGAAGGAGATTATTTAGGAGATTTTCCATTAGTGATATTGATAAATGAAGGATCGGCTTCAGCAAGTGAAATAGTATCTGGTGCAATAAAAGATTATAAAAGAGGATTACTAGTAGGAGAAAAAAGTTTTGGTAAAGGTTCTGTACAAAATATATTTTATTTAGCAAATGGTGATGGAATAAAATTAACAATTGCAAAATATTTTACCCCAAATGGAGAAAGTATTCATGAAAAAGGAATAATGCCAGATGTTGAAGTAAAAGAAAAGGATGATTTTTTATTCTTTGAAGGTACATTAACAAATGTAGAAGAGAGCAGTTTAGAAGAAACAAAACATGAAATAATAGATGCTATAGGAAAATCAGAAGGTGAAGAGAAAAAGAAAGAACTTGAAGAAAAAAAAGATGAACAACTTATTATGGCAGAATCAATATTAAAAGGAATAATATTATACAATACAAAATAA
- a CDS encoding TlyA family RNA methyltransferase codes for MIKERLDILLVKKGFFDSREKAKRAIMAGLILVNNQKIDKAGTIIKYNEEKEPEIRIKGDVCPYVSRGGYKLEKAIKEFNIDFKDKIVLDIGSSTGGFTDCSLQNGAKYVYAVDVGTNQLAWKLRDNKRVKSIENMHIKNLTLNDIDNEKVDILVMDVSFISITKIIPNLNKFIKEKGILMALIKPQFEVGPENIEKGGIVRDISKHKLAIENVLKIATETGFYLVNIDVSPIKGTKGNIEYITKFIYKEKGNINLNIDELLEKAKKIKEEKNAK; via the coding sequence ATGATAAAAGAGAGATTAGATATTTTACTAGTAAAAAAAGGTTTTTTTGATAGTAGAGAAAAAGCTAAAAGAGCTATTATGGCGGGATTAATTTTAGTTAATAATCAAAAAATTGATAAAGCGGGAACTATTATAAAATATAATGAAGAGAAAGAACCTGAAATAAGAATAAAAGGCGATGTTTGTCCTTATGTAAGTAGAGGAGGATATAAATTAGAAAAGGCAATAAAAGAGTTTAATATAGATTTTAAAGATAAAATAGTACTTGATATAGGGTCATCTACAGGTGGTTTTACTGATTGTTCATTACAAAATGGTGCAAAATACGTATATGCAGTAGATGTAGGAACAAATCAACTCGCATGGAAATTAAGAGACAATAAAAGAGTAAAATCAATTGAAAACATGCATATAAAAAATTTAACTTTAAATGATATAGATAATGAAAAAGTTGATATTTTAGTAATGGATGTATCTTTTATATCTATTACTAAAATAATTCCTAATTTAAATAAATTTATTAAAGAAAAAGGCATATTAATGGCTCTTATTAAACCACAATTTGAAGTAGGACCTGAAAATATTGAAAAAGGTGGAATAGTAAGAGATATATCAAAACATAAATTAGCTATCGAGAATGTATTAAAAATAGCCACAGAAACAGGGTTTTATTTAGTTAATATAGATGTATCTCCTATTAAAGGAACAAAAGGAAATATAGAATATATAACAAAATTCATTTATAAAGAAAAAGGAAATATAAACTTAAATATTGATGAATTGTTAGAAAAGGCAAAAAAAATTAAGGAGGAAAAAAATGCTAAATAA
- a CDS encoding HD domain-containing protein, with amino-acid sequence MESKALVDEFLQNLVFHPTIQQLKLVDDKGISVAVHTYDVLKTSIKEMKKRYRTMENAAKEIDMFVILVGVIIHDTTKATLRLKNNEISHSNLMRNYPAQVRKEAEKILKEVEKATKVEILDGKFEKIVHIVLSHHGRWGKIVPNSREDDIVHLADKYSATYHRINPIGAKKIVALMSKGHTKKQIIKITGQTEGIINDRLKRAKIYLGLKNNQELLEYYYQNKTVPNGDYSFSRRIKETEALLKKVEKNGFENLILDNELLEYCYKMKNFK; translated from the coding sequence GTGGAAAGTAAAGCATTAGTAGATGAATTTTTACAAAATTTAGTTTTTCACCCTACAATTCAGCAACTTAAATTAGTGGATGACAAAGGGATTTCTGTAGCTGTGCATACTTATGATGTATTAAAAACTTCAATTAAAGAGATGAAAAAAAGATATAGAACAATGGAGAATGCAGCAAAAGAAATTGATATGTTTGTTATTTTAGTAGGAGTAATAATACACGATACTACAAAGGCTACTTTAAGATTAAAGAATAATGAAATTTCGCATAGTAATTTAATGAGAAATTATCCAGCACAAGTAAGAAAAGAAGCTGAAAAAATATTAAAAGAAGTAGAGAAAGCCACAAAAGTTGAGATTTTGGATGGGAAATTTGAAAAAATAGTACATATAGTTCTTTCTCATCATGGAAGGTGGGGAAAAATTGTTCCAAATAGTAGAGAAGATGATATAGTGCATTTAGCAGATAAATATTCAGCAACGTATCATAGAATAAATCCTATTGGAGCAAAAAAAATAGTAGCATTAATGAGTAAAGGGCATACTAAAAAACAAATCATTAAAATTACAGGTCAGACAGAAGGAATAATAAATGATAGATTAAAAAGAGCTAAGATATATTTAGGGCTTAAAAATAATCAAGAACTTTTAGAGTATTATTATCAAAATAAAACTGTTCCAAATGGAGATTATAGCTTTTCTAGAAGAATAAAAGAAACAGAAGCATTGTTAAAAAAAGTAGAAAAAAATGGTTTTGAAAATCTTATTTTGGATAATGAATTATTAGAATATTGTTATAAAATGAAAAATTTCAAATAA
- the dxs gene encoding 1-deoxy-D-xylulose-5-phosphate synthase: MNLDIKTQNIEELEKSSQEIRELLINVVSTNGGHLGPNLGVVELTIALHKIFNSPQDKFLFDVGHQSYVHKILTGRKEKINTIRKKNGLTPFTDRRESIHDHFISGHAGNSLAAAAGIAEVNKNNKIIAIVGDASFANGENFEALNNIGGRNLKNVIIILNDNEMSIGKNVGAISKLFKGIMDTKFYNDLKHDIEGLIRKIYMGKGIADFIKKIEGSLKYFVSPISIIEKLGFKYFGPIDGNNFEKLLQILEYIKTIEGPVFLHVKTEKGKGYLHAEENKEKFHGISPFDIKTGEVEKSNKKTYSEVFGKTLVELAKKDKDIMAISAAMVKGTGLLEFFNEFSERAFDVGIAEEYAVTFSSALALEGKKPYLALYSTFLQRGYDQLIHDIAIQNSPVRLIIDRAGIVGEDGKTHNGLFDISYLLTIPHIDIVAPTTCRELVDILDYSTNINNPIAIRIPREKSFNYKGNSFKVSRGKWNEIKTGEKDLIIAIGSMFYEIINIYDEIIKNNLNPTIVSAAWIRPFDKEYILENISKYENIFVLEEGIEVTGFGANLINYLNENNILKKINKIGLPQEFIEHAKRDEILKEQGLRGQNLLNRILEGRKGGK; encoded by the coding sequence ATGAATTTAGATATAAAAACACAAAATATAGAAGAACTAGAAAAATCATCACAAGAAATAAGAGAGCTTCTAATAAATGTAGTAAGTACTAATGGAGGACATCTCGGACCAAATTTAGGAGTTGTAGAATTAACGATAGCTCTTCATAAAATTTTTAATTCTCCGCAAGATAAATTTTTGTTTGATGTAGGGCATCAGAGCTATGTGCACAAAATTTTAACTGGAAGAAAAGAAAAAATAAATACAATTAGAAAAAAAAATGGGTTAACGCCATTTACAGATAGAAGAGAAAGCATACATGATCATTTTATATCGGGACATGCTGGAAATTCACTTGCAGCAGCAGCAGGAATAGCTGAAGTAAATAAAAATAATAAAATAATAGCTATTGTAGGTGATGCTTCTTTTGCAAATGGAGAAAATTTTGAAGCACTCAATAATATAGGGGGAAGAAATTTAAAAAATGTTATTATTATATTAAATGATAATGAAATGTCTATAGGAAAAAATGTAGGAGCTATTTCTAAATTATTTAAAGGAATAATGGATACCAAGTTTTATAATGATTTAAAACATGATATAGAGGGCCTAATAAGAAAAATTTATATGGGAAAAGGAATAGCTGATTTTATAAAAAAAATAGAAGGTTCATTAAAATATTTTGTGTCACCTATTAGTATAATAGAAAAATTAGGATTTAAATATTTTGGACCAATAGATGGGAATAATTTTGAAAAACTTTTACAGATACTTGAATATATAAAAACAATAGAGGGACCAGTTTTTTTACATGTAAAAACGGAAAAAGGAAAAGGATATTTGCATGCTGAAGAAAATAAAGAAAAATTTCATGGGATATCTCCTTTTGATATAAAAACAGGTGAAGTTGAAAAAAGTAATAAAAAAACTTATTCTGAAGTTTTTGGGAAAACTTTAGTAGAACTAGCTAAAAAAGATAAAGATATTATGGCAATTTCAGCAGCAATGGTAAAAGGTACAGGATTATTAGAATTTTTTAATGAATTTTCTGAAAGAGCATTTGATGTAGGAATAGCTGAAGAATATGCGGTAACTTTTTCTTCTGCACTTGCATTAGAAGGAAAAAAACCATATTTAGCATTATATTCTACATTTTTACAAAGAGGTTATGATCAATTAATTCATGATATAGCTATTCAAAATTCACCAGTAAGACTTATTATAGATAGAGCAGGAATCGTAGGAGAAGATGGAAAAACACATAATGGATTATTTGATATATCATATTTGTTAACTATACCACATATAGATATAGTAGCTCCAACAACATGTAGAGAATTAGTTGATATATTAGATTATTCTACTAATATTAATAATCCTATTGCCATAAGGATTCCAAGGGAAAAATCTTTTAATTATAAAGGAAATTCTTTTAAAGTTAGTAGAGGAAAATGGAATGAGATAAAAACAGGAGAAAAAGATCTTATTATAGCTATAGGAAGTATGTTTTATGAAATAATAAATATTTATGATGAAATAATAAAAAATAATTTAAACCCAACAATTGTATCCGCAGCTTGGATAAGACCTTTTGATAAAGAATATATTTTAGAAAATATATCTAAATATGAAAATATATTCGTATTAGAAGAAGGAATTGAAGTAACAGGATTTGGAGCTAATTTAATAAATTATTTAAATGAAAATAATATATTAAAAAAAATAAATAAAATAGGACTACCTCAAGAATTTATTGAGCATGCTAAAAGAGATGAAATATTAAAAGAACAAGGATTAAGAGGTCAAAATTTATTGAATAGAATTTTAGAAGGGAGAAAAGGTGGAAAGTAA
- a CDS encoding divergent PAP2 family protein: MTQGIIFGNKILDVAFLAAFLAQFYKVISPFLKKEGLKFHRLFETGGMPSSHSSTVTSIATSIAILKGSNSIEFAIATVFGIIVMYDATGIRRAAGKQAGVINKIVRNLKNNNFDMKEMENDLKELLGHEPIEVLVGALLGIAVSFAMKSYILK; encoded by the coding sequence ATGACGCAAGGTATAATTTTTGGGAATAAAATATTAGATGTAGCATTTTTAGCTGCTTTTTTAGCACAATTTTATAAGGTGATTAGTCCGTTTTTAAAAAAAGAAGGATTAAAATTTCATAGATTATTTGAAACAGGAGGGATGCCAAGTTCACATTCCTCTACTGTTACATCGATAGCGACTTCTATAGCTATTTTAAAAGGGTCAAATAGTATAGAGTTTGCTATTGCAACTGTTTTTGGGATTATTGTTATGTATGATGCTACAGGAATAAGAAGAGCAGCTGGTAAGCAGGCAGGGGTAATAAATAAAATAGTTAGAAATTTAAAAAATAATAACTTTGATATGAAAGAGATGGAAAATGATTTAAAAGAGTTATTAGGACATGAGCCTATTGAAGTACTAGTAGGAGCATTACTTGGAATAGCTGTTTCATTTGCAATGAAATCATATATATTGAAATAG
- the yhbY gene encoding ribosome assembly RNA-binding protein YhbY produces the protein MKLNSKQRSFLKQQAHDLTAVVRIGKDGLTDNIIENIENAIRVKELIKVKALQNAELSKQELREIAEKISKKSEIEIVDIIGKTIIFFKENEKKPVYSDKIKKI, from the coding sequence ATGAAATTAAACAGTAAACAAAGAAGTTTTTTAAAACAACAAGCACATGATCTAACAGCAGTCGTAAGAATAGGAAAAGATGGTTTGACAGATAATATAATAGAAAATATAGAAAATGCTATTAGAGTAAAAGAGTTAATAAAAGTAAAAGCTCTTCAAAATGCAGAACTTTCAAAACAAGAATTAAGAGAAATTGCAGAAAAAATATCTAAAAAATCAGAAATAGAAATAGTAGATATAATAGGAAAAACAATTATATTCTTTAAAGAAAATGAAAAAAAACCTGTGTATTCAGATAAAATAAAAAAAATATAA
- a CDS encoding ribonuclease J, which yields MKETNKINKKIERTKNNDKPRKEEKVYIMPLGGLEEVGKNSTIIQYRDEIIVIDAGSSFPDENLYGIDLVIPDYNYLEKNKDKVKGLVLTHGHEDHIGAIPYLYQKIDSTVPIYGGKLSIALAMSKFDNFGGISHKPKTYEITNRSVKKIGKYFEVEFIRVTHSIADAYSICINTPAGRIVHTGDFKVDLTPVDNVGFDFQRLAALGEEGVDLLLADSTNSEIPGFTPSERSVGEALRNEFRNAKGRIIVAAFASHIHRLQQIVDVAKETNRKIAIDGRSMVKVFEIATRLGYLEVPKGLMVSLKNVENRKDNEVVILCTGTQGEPLAALSRIAKNMHRHITIREEDTVIISATPIPGNEKAVYSNINNLLKKEAEVVFKKVAGIHVSGHGSQDELKLMLNLIKPKNFMPVHGEYKMLKAHRQLAIECGIPVENIIITENGKKIELTKEYAKEVGKVPSGDVLIDGLGVGDVGNIVLRDRQHLAQDGIVIVVVTISKKTGMIVSGPDIITRGFVYSRESENLINETTKLIKQNLEVHEKNSVTEWNILKGTIKDTASKYLYEETKRNPIILPIIMEV from the coding sequence ATGAAAGAAACAAATAAGATAAATAAAAAGATAGAAAGAACAAAAAATAATGATAAACCTAGAAAAGAAGAAAAAGTATATATAATGCCACTTGGTGGGTTAGAAGAAGTAGGGAAAAACAGTACAATTATTCAATATAGAGATGAAATAATTGTTATAGATGCAGGAAGCAGTTTTCCAGATGAGAATTTATATGGAATAGATTTGGTAATTCCAGATTATAATTATTTAGAAAAAAATAAAGATAAAGTAAAAGGACTTGTACTTACACACGGGCATGAGGATCATATAGGAGCAATTCCGTATTTATATCAAAAAATAGATAGTACTGTTCCTATCTATGGTGGAAAATTAAGTATAGCATTAGCTATGTCAAAGTTTGATAATTTTGGCGGAATATCACATAAACCAAAAACTTATGAAATAACTAATAGAAGTGTAAAAAAAATAGGAAAATATTTTGAAGTAGAATTTATTAGAGTAACACATTCAATAGCAGATGCTTATTCTATATGTATAAATACGCCAGCTGGTAGAATAGTTCATACAGGAGATTTTAAAGTGGATTTAACACCAGTAGATAATGTAGGATTTGATTTTCAAAGACTTGCAGCTTTAGGTGAAGAAGGGGTAGATTTACTTTTAGCAGATAGTACAAATTCTGAAATACCAGGATTTACACCATCAGAAAGAAGTGTAGGTGAAGCACTTAGAAATGAATTTAGAAATGCTAAAGGAAGAATAATAGTAGCGGCATTTGCATCACATATACATAGATTGCAACAAATTGTAGATGTAGCAAAAGAAACTAATAGAAAAATAGCCATAGATGGAAGAAGTATGGTAAAAGTTTTTGAAATAGCTACAAGACTTGGATATTTAGAAGTACCTAAAGGGCTAATGGTGTCTTTAAAAAATGTAGAAAATAGAAAAGATAATGAAGTAGTTATACTTTGTACAGGGACACAAGGAGAGCCATTAGCAGCACTTTCAAGGATAGCAAAAAATATGCATAGACATATAACAATAAGAGAAGAAGATACTGTGATAATATCAGCTACACCAATTCCAGGAAATGAAAAAGCTGTTTATAGTAATATAAATAATTTACTAAAAAAAGAAGCAGAAGTAGTTTTTAAAAAAGTAGCTGGAATACATGTATCTGGTCATGGAAGTCAAGATGAATTAAAACTAATGCTTAACTTAATAAAACCTAAAAATTTTATGCCTGTCCATGGTGAATATAAAATGTTGAAAGCACATAGACAATTAGCTATAGAGTGTGGAATACCAGTAGAAAATATTATTATTACTGAAAATGGTAAAAAAATAGAGTTAACAAAAGAATACGCAAAGGAAGTAGGAAAAGTTCCGTCAGGTGATGTATTAATAGATGGACTTGGAGTAGGAGATGTAGGAAATATTGTACTTAGAGATAGACAACATTTAGCACAAGATGGAATAGTAATTGTGGTTGTAACTATTTCTAAGAAAACTGGTATGATAGTATCAGGACCTGATATAATAACAAGAGGTTTTGTTTATTCTAGAGAATCAGAAAATTTAATAAATGAAACAACAAAACTTATTAAACAAAATTTAGAAGTACATGAAAAAAATAGTGTAACAGAATGGAATATTTTAAAAGGAACAATAAAAGATACAGCAAGTAAATATTTATATGAAGAAACAAAAAGAAATCCGATAATTTTACCAATCATAATGGAGGTTTAA
- a CDS encoding septum site-determining protein MinC, with the protein MLKYLKDGILIKIEDYEKNILDLKENIEKNFFDVETDFLLERKNKKYYKDIYNILNEKGHFLYLIKDITPQIIYKKVQIIEKKIHSGQKIEIDGDVILLGDLNIGAELIATGSVFIFGKAKGFIHAGSKGNNKAIVVANEINLNHIKIANIMAKYPKIREVSVPEKISLNNNKIEVERLNENEFKKLLEKSGEKIEEKKSFFRFVFNKKRV; encoded by the coding sequence GTGTTGAAATATCTAAAAGACGGAATCTTAATAAAAATAGAAGATTATGAAAAAAATATTTTAGATCTAAAAGAAAATATAGAAAAAAACTTTTTTGATGTAGAAACAGATTTTCTTTTAGAAAGAAAAAATAAGAAATATTATAAAGATATATATAATATTTTAAATGAAAAAGGACACTTTTTGTATTTAATAAAAGATATAACACCACAGATTATATATAAAAAAGTACAAATAATTGAGAAAAAAATACATTCAGGTCAGAAAATAGAAATTGATGGAGATGTTATTTTGCTAGGAGATTTAAATATTGGAGCAGAGCTTATAGCTACAGGAAGTGTTTTTATTTTTGGGAAAGCAAAAGGATTTATTCATGCTGGCTCTAAAGGAAATAATAAAGCTATAGTAGTGGCGAATGAAATAAATTTAAATCATATAAAAATAGCGAATATTATGGCAAAATATCCTAAAATAAGAGAAGTTTCTGTACCTGAAAAAATAAGTTTAAATAATAATAAAATAGAAGTAGAAAGATTAAATGAAAATGAATTTAAAAAATTATTAGAAAAATCAGGAGAAAAAATAGAAGAGAAAAAAAGTTTTTTTAGATTTGTTTTTAATAAAAAAAGAGTGTAG